From the Cryptomeria japonica chromosome 2, Sugi_1.0, whole genome shotgun sequence genome, one window contains:
- the LOC131862946 gene encoding uncharacterized protein LOC131862946: MASPIGKASIPITEKDQEAKLSSSDPKITPTIPISMVSPLQELQDTSTVESNPKPNPKETPTQTKEGEASAPPKQEKRKRGLRKVINEASKGSEEETPKKKDEKKKNPPKKKAKSTSIAEENLAPNARKLTPKKRKSNKDSEAKALVTEKEEVAENPTEVAEKVEEIPKRKEVKKKTPPKRKAESTSIVEESP, translated from the coding sequence ATGGCCTCCCCAATTGGGAAAGCCTCTATACCTATTACTGAGAAAGACCAGGAAGCTAAACTTAGTTCTAGTGACCCAAAAATTACCCCGACTATTCCTATAAGTATGGTTTCCCCGTTGCAAGAGCTGCAAGATACATCCACTGTTGAATCAAACCCTAAGCCCAACCCTAAAGAAACACCTACCCAAACTAAGGAGGGTGAGGCTAGTGCTCCTCCAAAGCAAGAGAAAAGGAAGAGGGGTTTGAGGAAGGTGATAAATGAGGCGTCGAAGGGATCAGAGGAggaaacaccaaagaaaaaggatgagaagaagaagaacccTCCCAAAAAGAAGGCAAAGTCTACCTCCATTGCAGAGGAAAACCTTGCCCCAAATGCAAGAAAGTTGACtcccaagaagagaaaatcaaataAAGATAGTGAGGCAAAGGCTCTAGTGACTGAGAAGGAGGAAGTTGCAGAGAATCCAACTGAGGTGGCAGAGAAGGTAGAAGAAATACCGAAGAgaaaggaggtgaagaagaagaccCCTCCCAAAAGGAAGGCTGAGTCTACCTCCATTGTAGAAGAATCCCCATAG